A window of Psychroflexus sp. ALD_RP9 contains these coding sequences:
- a CDS encoding tetratricopeptide repeat-containing sensor histidine kinase, translating into MNQLTFVFYMNRVLKFISLLILSSLLWACNRQEPEKVVPENLAEAIQQYQSTHDKTQQLQLLNKAKQLIIRQPDSIQNLYLSQFAYDYLKLGDTLEFKQLNQLAFKKAKAENNWFKLGDVEWNYASYYNKLQLYDSAFYHFKEAKVYFTRADNHYHVAQMLYGMAFIKSRFRDYSGTENLIFEALNLLNNQKEYQSFYYSCYSLLSVLSKDKGDYRQALDYQEQALDFLDDSSASKNKQIASLNNIGIIYHETGQYQEAINRYKEALAHEALQLNTNLHAKLLDNLAYSQLKLGDTSNVLKSFNQALEIRDRLKNASGIVINTIHLAQYYETINQPQKAILLAEKAKNLAKDIENPRDYLGALKLLASLDEKHAETYLNQYITYNDSINSVERDNQNKFMRIAYETDQYKAKTKQLSQQNLQLIIIALSFIVVITLVYFIRNQFILKEKLALENDIQNANQEVYSLTIKRQLELEKERLLERNRIAEDLHDGVLSKLFATRLNLSYLPVSPKDNNLDLHESYLNELQQIEQEIRDVSHTLSYHFSDSDLGFSKALELLIKDKAKIAQLKTQIKIEGQEHINQLSQEQKVNIYRILQEALQNIIKHAKASLICIEINCNRSHLDLQIKDDGKGIEVNLKNGIGLKNMRSRAKKINGQLHIENCRPKGTQISIHVRL; encoded by the coding sequence GTGAACCAACTGACTTTTGTGTTTTATATGAATCGAGTATTGAAATTTATAAGTTTATTAATATTATCCAGTTTATTATGGGCTTGCAATAGGCAAGAACCTGAAAAAGTTGTACCTGAAAACTTAGCAGAGGCAATTCAGCAATACCAATCGACTCATGATAAAACTCAACAACTTCAGTTATTAAATAAGGCCAAACAACTTATCATTCGTCAACCAGACTCTATTCAAAACCTTTATTTATCGCAATTTGCATACGATTATTTAAAATTGGGCGATACTTTAGAATTTAAGCAGCTTAACCAATTAGCGTTTAAAAAAGCGAAAGCAGAAAATAATTGGTTTAAATTAGGTGATGTTGAGTGGAATTATGCCAGCTATTATAATAAACTACAACTTTACGATTCTGCATTCTATCATTTTAAAGAAGCTAAAGTCTATTTTACCAGAGCCGACAATCATTATCATGTGGCCCAAATGCTTTACGGCATGGCGTTTATTAAAAGCCGTTTTCGTGATTATAGCGGAACTGAAAATTTAATCTTTGAAGCTTTAAACTTATTAAACAATCAAAAAGAGTATCAATCTTTTTATTACAGTTGTTACTCTTTATTATCGGTCTTATCTAAAGACAAAGGAGATTATCGCCAAGCTTTAGACTATCAAGAACAAGCCTTAGATTTCTTAGATGATTCGTCGGCTTCAAAAAATAAACAAATTGCAAGTTTAAATAATATAGGGATTATCTACCACGAAACAGGTCAATATCAAGAAGCGATTAACCGCTACAAAGAAGCCTTAGCGCATGAAGCCTTACAGCTAAACACAAACTTGCATGCTAAATTATTAGATAATTTAGCTTACAGTCAATTAAAACTGGGCGATACCTCTAATGTTCTTAAAAGTTTTAATCAAGCTTTAGAGATAAGAGATCGTTTAAAAAATGCATCAGGAATTGTAATTAACACCATTCATTTAGCGCAGTATTATGAAACGATTAATCAGCCCCAAAAAGCGATTTTGCTAGCTGAAAAAGCTAAAAACTTAGCAAAAGACATTGAAAACCCGAGAGATTACCTAGGCGCGTTAAAGTTATTAGCAAGTTTAGATGAAAAACATGCCGAGACTTACCTTAACCAATATATTACCTACAATGACAGCATTAACTCAGTTGAGCGTGATAATCAAAACAAGTTTATGCGTATTGCTTACGAAACCGACCAATACAAAGCAAAAACCAAACAACTATCACAGCAAAATTTACAGCTTATTATTATTGCGTTAAGCTTTATTGTTGTGATTACTTTAGTCTATTTTATTAGGAACCAGTTTATTTTAAAAGAAAAATTAGCTCTTGAAAATGATATACAAAATGCCAATCAAGAGGTGTACTCGCTTACTATAAAGCGACAATTAGAGTTAGAAAAAGAACGTTTGCTTGAGCGTAACCGCATAGCCGAAGATTTGCATGATGGTGTTTTAAGTAAGTTATTTGCCACGCGATTAAACTTAAGCTACTTACCTGTAAGCCCAAAAGATAACAATTTAGACTTACACGAAAGTTACCTAAACGAGTTACAACAAATTGAACAAGAAATTAGAGATGTTTCGCATACTTTAAGTTATCATTTTAGTGACTCTGATTTGGGTTTCAGTAAAGCATTAGAACTTCTTATAAAAGATAAAGCTAAAATCGCACAACTAAAAACACAAATTAAAATTGAAGGTCAAGAGCATATTAATCAACTCTCACAAGAACAAAAGGTTAATATTTATCGCATTTTACAAGAAGCGCTTCAAAATATTATTAAACATGCCAAGGCTTCATTAATCTGTATTGAAATTAACTGCAATCGATCTCACTTAGATTTACAGATAAAAGATGATGGAAAAGGAATTGAAGTAAATCTAAAAAATGGTATTGGTTTAAAAAATATGCGCTCTAGAGCCAAAAAAATAAATGGGCAGTTGCATATTGAAAACTGTCGACCAAAAGGAACACAAATTAGCATTCACGTAAGACTTTAA
- a CDS encoding LytR/AlgR family response regulator transcription factor, with translation MFKVLLISPRLKPIKTHLNQLKISNQFQFMYASTVNEGIDLAIDFNLNLIAFDIDYFKDQLSQIVLDFNQSLIIPPKFIALSSTEHLAFKAFQLGFYAYFLQPFNALDFKKLALRLKHDSPDLIAETKLCLQSHKDFQYINTNEILFLKADSNTTDIYLKNDKIVTAYKTLKVFEENLPKNFTRIHRSYIINKNHISRINFGKQRCTLLGTVIKIPFSKSFKPAIHHINQQLSGFALSALN, from the coding sequence ATGTTTAAGGTCTTACTTATTTCTCCCCGATTAAAACCAATAAAGACTCATCTTAACCAATTAAAAATTTCAAACCAGTTTCAGTTCATGTATGCTTCAACTGTAAATGAAGGCATAGATTTAGCTATTGATTTCAATTTAAACTTAATTGCCTTTGATATTGATTATTTTAAAGATCAGCTTAGTCAAATTGTACTAGATTTTAATCAATCTTTAATAATTCCACCTAAATTTATTGCTCTTTCATCAACAGAGCATTTGGCATTTAAAGCATTTCAACTAGGGTTTTACGCTTATTTTCTTCAGCCTTTTAATGCGCTTGATTTTAAAAAATTAGCTTTAAGGCTAAAACACGATTCTCCAGATTTAATTGCCGAAACAAAATTATGCTTACAGTCTCATAAAGATTTTCAATATATTAATACCAATGAAATTTTATTTTTAAAAGCCGATAGCAATACGACAGATATCTATCTTAAAAATGATAAAATAGTAACAGCTTATAAAACACTAAAGGTATTCGAAGAGAATTTACCTAAAAATTTTACGCGAATACATCGTAGCTACATTATTAACAAAAATCACATATCTCGAATTAATTTTGGTAAACAGCGTTGTACTTTATTAGGTACAGTTATTAAAATACCTTTTTCTAAAAGTTTTAAGCCAGCTATACACCACATAAATCAGCAACTTTCGGGTTTTGCCTTAAGTGCTTTAAACTAG